From Sporosarcina sp. 6E9, a single genomic window includes:
- a CDS encoding YjiH family protein — translation MKKYSLSTWLLFLIPSILGILLFMIPIKLTEDWKVPIATLADILSGYIAPIMPWTATVILIIAALGSIYFLMKGKDEEDTSFITNLFSVSIFWVITRIIGAVLALLVVLQIGPEWIWNENTGGLLLSEDGLVTFLFTIFLFAGLLLPLLLNFGLLEFFGTMMVKVMRPVFKLPGRSSIDALTSWIGDGTIGVLLTSKQYEEGHYTKKEAAIIGTTFSVVSITFSIVIIDYVGLSSYFLQFYGTVILTGLILAFIMPRIYPLGGKKDEYIDGRPFTGDEEKLPEGYNSFSHGLENALTKAETNRSFGKTFADGFKNVLDMWIGVIPVVMAFGTVALILAEYTAVFTILGKPFEPILSVLGIPEAADAAQLMVVGFTDMFLPAILAEGMITSELTLFVVATISVTQLIFMAEVGGLLLGSKIPVNFLDLVMIFLLRTLIALPIVAGVAHLLF, via the coding sequence ATGAAGAAATATAGTTTATCAACATGGTTATTATTCTTAATTCCATCTATTCTTGGAATCTTATTATTTATGATCCCGATAAAACTTACGGAGGATTGGAAAGTTCCGATTGCGACGTTAGCCGATATTCTTTCGGGTTACATTGCACCGATTATGCCTTGGACTGCTACGGTGATTCTCATTATCGCTGCATTGGGTTCTATCTATTTTCTAATGAAAGGTAAAGATGAAGAAGATACATCGTTCATCACAAATTTATTTAGCGTATCGATTTTTTGGGTGATTACGCGAATTATCGGCGCAGTGCTTGCTTTACTTGTCGTCTTACAAATTGGGCCAGAGTGGATTTGGAATGAGAACACGGGTGGACTTCTTCTTAGTGAAGATGGACTTGTTACATTTCTGTTCACGATTTTCTTATTTGCAGGATTGCTATTGCCACTTCTTCTGAATTTTGGTTTGCTTGAGTTTTTCGGGACGATGATGGTAAAAGTCATGCGCCCTGTTTTCAAACTTCCAGGTCGTTCTTCCATTGATGCATTGACATCATGGATTGGTGACGGCACGATTGGTGTTTTATTGACATCGAAGCAATATGAAGAAGGTCATTATACGAAAAAAGAAGCAGCGATTATTGGTACGACATTTTCGGTTGTTTCGATTACGTTTTCGATTGTCATTATTGATTACGTTGGGTTAAGCTCTTACTTCTTGCAGTTTTACGGGACCGTTATTTTAACTGGTCTAATCCTAGCATTTATCATGCCGCGGATTTACCCGCTTGGAGGTAAAAAAGACGAGTATATCGATGGGCGCCCATTTACTGGCGATGAGGAAAAATTACCTGAGGGGTATAATTCTTTCTCTCACGGATTGGAAAATGCATTGACGAAGGCAGAGACAAATCGCTCATTCGGCAAGACGTTTGCGGACGGCTTTAAAAACGTACTGGATATGTGGATTGGCGTTATTCCTGTTGTAATGGCGTTTGGTACGGTCGCGCTCATTTTGGCCGAATATACGGCTGTGTTTACGATTCTTGGTAAGCCATTCGAACCCATCTTATCGGTTCTTGGCATTCCTGAAGCTGCGGATGCCGCGCAACTTATGGTAGTCGGATTTACGGATATGTTCTTGCCAGCGATTTTAGCAGAAGGCATGATCACTTCTGAACTCACATTGTTCGTAGTTGCGACGATTTCCGTTACACAACTTATTTTCATGGCGGAAGTTGGCGGATTGCTATTGGGTTCTAAAATACCTGTGAATTTCTTGGATTTAGTCATGATTTTCTTATTGCGTACGCTGATTGCATTGCCAATTGTAGCGGGTGTTGCGCATTTGTTGTTTTGA
- the fabG gene encoding 3-oxoacyl-ACP reductase FabG → MKLKDKIALITGGANGIGKVTAKRFLEEGATVVISDVNEEAGNESVNELQQYGKISFIQADVSKSEDVVSMVQKIVSKHQTIDILINNAGITIDGFLTSMDEESWERVIAVNLSGVFNCTKAVVPVMMAHQSGVILNASSVVGIHGNIGQTNYAATKAGVIGMTKSWAKEFGPKGIRVNAIAPGFIATEMTAKVPPKVIELMKAQTPLRKLGQPEDIAAGYLYLASDDASFINGTILTIDGGLIM, encoded by the coding sequence ATGAAATTAAAAGATAAAATTGCTTTAATAACCGGTGGGGCAAATGGTATCGGGAAAGTAACGGCAAAAAGATTCCTTGAAGAAGGCGCAACAGTCGTAATCAGCGACGTAAATGAAGAAGCCGGGAATGAATCAGTAAACGAGCTTCAACAATACGGTAAGATATCTTTCATTCAAGCGGATGTATCAAAATCTGAAGATGTCGTATCGATGGTCCAAAAAATCGTAAGCAAGCATCAAACAATTGATATTCTCATTAATAATGCAGGAATTACAATTGATGGTTTTTTAACAAGTATGGACGAGGAATCTTGGGAGAGAGTAATCGCGGTTAACTTATCAGGTGTTTTTAATTGCACAAAAGCAGTCGTTCCTGTCATGATGGCCCATCAATCAGGCGTGATCTTAAATGCTTCATCAGTCGTCGGCATTCATGGAAATATTGGCCAAACGAATTATGCCGCAACGAAAGCCGGCGTTATCGGAATGACAAAAAGTTGGGCAAAAGAATTCGGTCCCAAAGGAATTCGAGTGAATGCCATTGCACCAGGATTCATCGCGACAGAAATGACAGCGAAAGTTCCACCAAAAGTCATCGAATTAATGAAAGCCCAAACGCCGTTGAGAAAACTTGGACAACCAGAAGATATTGCAGCGGGTTACCTGTATCTAGCTTCAGATGATGCAAGTTTCATCAATGGAACGATTCTCACGATTGACGGAGGATTAATTATGTGA
- the bshB2 gene encoding bacillithiol biosynthesis deacetylase BshB2 yields the protein MNKERHVLIVLPHPDDEAFGISGSIAAYRKMGVPVTYACLTLGEMGRNLGNPQFATRETLPQIRKAELEKACKAMGLDDLRLMGFRDKTIEFEDDEKMVKLVEDLIEETNPSLVISFYPGYSVHPDHEASARAVVRAIRRMDEAKRPKLYAVAFANNTEAELGTPDIIHDIQDTIEQKLAALRAHESQTVWMMKELDEKLAAKDPERMKWVRYERFFSYKWDKDFE from the coding sequence ATTAACAAAGAACGCCACGTACTTATTGTCCTTCCCCATCCAGACGATGAAGCGTTCGGAATTTCAGGGTCAATCGCAGCGTATCGTAAAATGGGGGTTCCCGTTACATACGCCTGTCTAACTTTAGGAGAAATGGGTCGTAATTTGGGGAATCCACAATTTGCGACACGGGAAACATTGCCACAAATTCGCAAAGCTGAACTTGAAAAAGCGTGCAAAGCGATGGGACTTGATGATTTAAGACTAATGGGTTTTCGGGATAAAACAATAGAGTTTGAAGATGATGAGAAAATGGTTAAACTCGTTGAAGATTTAATCGAGGAAACGAATCCGTCACTCGTCATTTCGTTTTATCCTGGCTATTCTGTTCACCCTGACCATGAAGCAAGCGCACGTGCGGTTGTTCGAGCCATTCGCCGGATGGATGAGGCAAAACGTCCGAAGCTTTATGCAGTTGCATTCGCGAATAATACGGAAGCAGAACTAGGCACACCCGATATTATTCATGACATCCAAGATACGATTGAACAGAAACTTGCCGCATTGCGCGCGCATGAATCTCAAACTGTATGGATGATGAAAGAATTGGATGAAAAGCTTGCAGCGAAAGATCCAGAGCGCATGAAATGGGTTCGTTATGAAAGATTCTTCTCTTATAAATGGGATAAGGATTTTGAATAA
- the thiD gene encoding bifunctional hydroxymethylpyrimidine kinase/phosphomethylpyrimidine kinase, whose amino-acid sequence MTLKKILTIAGSDTSGGAGIQADLKTFQEHGTYGMTALTVVVTMDPTNWSHNVYSLPVDVLKAQIATALSTGIDAIKTGMLSTEEVIETAGNAIKEAGLSKVVIDPVMVCKGEDEVLNPGTVDAMIEHLLPNALVVTPNLFEAGQLAGMKTPKTIEDMKEVAKKIHAHGAKNVFIKGGKSIKHDAAADLLFDGETFTLLEAEKSENHYNHGAGCTLAASITANLANGLEVKEAVAEAKKFVSAAIANGWQLNEYVGPVYHGAKNKFGGPEITTTEV is encoded by the coding sequence ATGACATTGAAAAAGATTTTGACTATAGCAGGATCAGATACTTCAGGCGGCGCAGGTATTCAAGCTGACCTAAAAACTTTTCAAGAACACGGTACATACGGTATGACGGCATTGACTGTCGTGGTCACGATGGATCCAACGAATTGGAGCCACAATGTCTACTCGCTACCTGTAGACGTGCTAAAAGCGCAAATTGCGACGGCCTTATCGACAGGAATCGACGCGATTAAAACAGGTATGCTTAGCACTGAAGAAGTAATTGAAACCGCGGGTAACGCGATAAAAGAAGCCGGACTTTCTAAAGTTGTGATCGACCCGGTTATGGTTTGTAAAGGTGAAGATGAAGTGCTGAATCCCGGAACGGTCGATGCGATGATCGAACATCTACTTCCAAATGCACTTGTTGTCACGCCAAATCTATTTGAAGCTGGGCAACTGGCAGGTATGAAAACGCCGAAGACCATCGAAGATATGAAAGAGGTTGCGAAGAAAATTCATGCGCATGGTGCAAAAAATGTCTTCATCAAAGGCGGAAAAAGCATTAAGCATGATGCTGCAGCGGATTTACTTTTTGATGGTGAAACTTTTACACTGCTTGAAGCAGAAAAGAGCGAGAACCATTATAACCACGGTGCAGGATGTACGCTTGCCGCTTCTATTACAGCAAATCTTGCAAATGGACTTGAAGTGAAAGAAGCTGTCGCTGAGGCTAAGAAATTCGTTTCAGCTGCGATCGCGAATGGTTGGCAACTGAATGAATATGTCGGCCCTGTCTATCATGGTGCGAAAAACAAATTCGGCGGACCTGAGATTACGACAACAGAAGTTTAA
- a CDS encoding YojF family protein — translation MEIVNQEHVQELLTSFANKDVYIHLETTNGSYASHFKEGFLNAGAFIRNIVIKFELGKIVGDSPHRVGLKLPSGWIYAQGITHYTVDEHDRLLLAGLDHEGKLSVALHISETPFTY, via the coding sequence ATGGAAATTGTGAACCAAGAACATGTACAGGAGTTACTCACATCCTTCGCAAATAAAGATGTTTACATCCATTTAGAAACGACAAATGGGTCGTATGCAAGCCATTTTAAAGAAGGTTTTTTAAATGCCGGGGCATTTATTCGCAATATCGTTATTAAATTCGAGCTCGGAAAGATTGTTGGAGATTCTCCGCATCGGGTCGGCTTGAAACTTCCCTCTGGTTGGATTTATGCACAAGGAATTACACATTATACAGTCGACGAACATGACCGACTGTTACTCGCGGGGCTTGATCATGAAGGGAAACTTTCGGTTGCCTTGCATATAAGCGAAACACCGTTCACATATTAA